A segment of the Nitrospina gracilis 3/211 genome:
GTTCCCGTAAATCCGCCGATTTCACCACGTATGCTTCCGATGCCCACACCTGGAAATCCTGTTTGTACGTTCCGTACGCCGAGCAGAGGATAATGGGGATGTTTTTTTTCTGCTCTTTGAGGAGTCGGAGGAAATCGATGCCGTTCATCCCGGGCATTTTGATATCCAGCGTGATGAGATCGGGTTCCTGGCCCTCGATTATCTTCAAGGCCTCTTCGGCACTCCGGGCGCAGGCCACTTCATAGCCTTCATCCTGCAACTCTTCCTTGTAGAGGAGGCGGATGTTGTCTTCGTCGTCCACGACGAGAATTTTCTTTTTGGACATGAATTGTGACGGTTGTGGAACGCAGGGAGCCCGGTACGGGCCGCTTTCCGGGTTTTGGATCAATCAGGTTTTATTATAATTGCCGAGTTTTTGCAACGGTAAATAAACGTAAACAGTGACGCCCTTGTTGATGTTGTTATTGACATGCAGGGTGCCGCCGTGCTCCTCGATGATGCGCCGGGATATGGACAACCCCAGCCCGGTGCCGGTTTCCTTCGTGGTGAAAAAGGGATTGAAGATGTTTTCGAACAACTCCGGTGGAATGCCTCCGCCGGTGTCCTCGATGCACAGGGTCAACGAATCCTTGTCTCCTTCTGTTTGCCCGACCCGGTGCCCGCGGTAGGTGGACACGGTCAGGTGGCCGTCGTGGGGCATTGACTCGATGGCGTTGAACAACAGGTTCATGATGACCTGCTTGATCTTCTTTTTGTCGATGTAAAACTCCACGTCCGGGTCCATGAAGCTCTTTTTGAGGTCGATATTTCTTTCCTCAATCCCCACCTCGAAAAAGTCGATCACTTCACACACCAGTTCGTTGAACCGGCACGGCTCGACTTCGAGTTCCTCGGCTTTCGAGTACAGCAGGATATCCTGCAGCAGGCGCTCCAGCCGTTCGGTTTCATTGACAATGATGCTTGCATACCGGTACAACCCTCTCAGGTCGGAGAGGGGGGGCATCGTGCCGTTTTCCTGGTCCTTCAGGTCGCCGATGCGGTCGCGCAGCCTGCGTGCGAATCCGCCTACGGAGACCAAAGGGTTTTTGATCTCGTGGGCGACCTCCGCCGACAACTCGCCCAGAGCCGCCAGTTTTTCCGATTGGATCAACTGTTCCTTGGTGCTCAGCAGTTCGCGGTTGGATTCCAGAAGCTTGTTGACCAGCCTTGAGTTTTCGATGACCCAGCCCAGGTGCGTGGCCAGCCGGCCTACCAGTTGCAAATTGGAATCGGTGATGGGTGCGTGGTTGTACAGATTGTCTACGAGCAGCACCCCCAGAACTTCCCGGTGGGGCATCAGAGGCACCGTTGCGAAACTCGGTGAGCCAAGGGCTTCGGCCAGGTCTGCCGGCACCAGGTCGTCGTTCGACGTGTCGTGAACAATGTAGGGCCTTTTATTGAGAGCGGTTTCCGACAGCACATTCCCGGACGACAGTGGAAACTTGAGCGATCGCGCGTACTGGTTGAGCCGGGTGTCGCGAAACCTTTCCCAGTGGGGGTTTTCCAGCAGACGGGTGAGTGTGAACTCCCAGTCCTCCGAGAGCTCGCGCCAGATGCGCCCGGCTTCTTCCGCGGAGTCGGGCCCCAGTCCCATGTGCCCGACAAGGTGGCCCGTTTTGTCATCCAGTAAAAACAGGATGGCGCGGTTGAATCCCCCGGCCCCGCCAAACGTGATGCCGGTCATGAGAATCCAGATGCGGTGGTCGAGCTTGGGGGTTTCCTGGACTGCGGTGTTGATGGTGTAGAGGAGGGTCTGCTCGCCAAGGAGGGCCTGGCTTTTCTGGTACTCGAGGGCGTTGCGGATGCACCCGGTGATCTGTGCGGAGAGGGTTTCCAGAATGGACACTTCGGTCAATGTGAACTGCCGACGGTCGAGTGTGTGCACGTTGATGACGCCGATGCACTGGTCGTGATCGACGAGCGGCACTGACAACATGGACGGAAATTTTTCTTCCTCGATCTCGGGAAAATACACGAATCGCGGGTCCTGCATGGCCTCGCTCAATGCCAGCGCCGTCTTGTTCTGCGCCACCCAGCCGGTCACTCCGCGACCGGGTTCCAGGTAGATGTGTGTGGCGGCGGATGGGGGCAGGCCGCTGGTGGCTTTCAGTTTCAACCGCACCTCACCGGAATACGATTGCTCCATGAGGTAAATGGAACAGGCGTCGATGCGCATTTTATTTTTGATGATTTCGATGGTCTGACCGAGGATTTCGTCCAGATTGAGGGGGGAAGTGGAAATGCGGGCAATCTCGCGGAGAACTTCCAGTCCTACGATGCTGTCATCCACCATATGCATTTCCCCAAGATCGGCGTGGTCAGGTTTCTCGGAGTGTTTTCCGGTAAAGTCGGATGTATTCCGTGGCGGCGCGTTTCCAGCTCAGGTTCTGCGACATGCCATTCTGCATCAGGCGGCGCCATTGCGTCCGGTCGGCAAACAGCCCGGTCGCTTTGCGGAGGGATTGCACGAGGTATTTTAATTCAAAGCGGCGGAAATTGAAACCGGTACCGCGTCCGGTTTCGGGATTGAAATTCTTCACCGTGTCCGCCAGTCCCCCCACCGAGCGGGCCACGGGCACGGTTCCGTAACGGAGCGCGTACATCTGGGTCAAGCCGCAGGGTTCGTACACCGACGGCATGAGAAGCAGGTCGCTCCCGGCAATGATTCGGTGGGCCAGTCCCTCGTCAAAAGCCAGCCTGCAGGCGAAGCGTCCCGCGTACCGCTGGGCCTGTTCGGTGAAGAACGCCTCGTACGCCGGATCGCCGACGCCGAGCAGCACGAGGCCGACCGCTTCTTTCATGATTTGGTCGAACCCCTTTTGGACGAGATCGATTCCTTTCTGCCAGGACAGGCGGGTCACCATCGCCACAAGCGGCTGCCGGGCCGGAACCTTTAACCTTAACTCTTTCAGCAAGGCCTCGCGGCACAGGGCTTTGCCTTTAAGGTTGCCGGAATCGAACGGCGCGGGGATCCATGGATCGTTTTCCGGGTTCCATTCTTCGTAATCCACGCCGTTCAAAACACCGTAAAGATTCTCCTTGCGGTCCCGAAGGATTCCGTCCATTTGAAACCCGTTTTCGGCAAGCAGGATTTCCTGCCGGTAACGTTTGCTCACCGTGGTCAACAGGTTGGAATAAACCAGCCCCGCTTTTAGAAAACTGAAGCGGCCGTGGAACTCCAGCCCCTGTGAGTGAAATGCGTCGGCAGGCAGGTGAACCGTGGACAGGGCGGAAGCATCAAAGTTTCCCTGGTAACCGAGGTTGTGGATGGTGAACAGCGTGCGCGTGTTTTTGAAGAAAGGATCGTCCTGGTAAACGAGTTTCAAATAGGCCGGCACCAGTCCTGCCTGCCAGTCGTGACAGTGAATGATATCCGGCTGAAACCGCGTGGCCTTGCACCACTCGAGAGCCGCCCGGCAAAAAAAGGAGAAGCGCGAGGCGTTGTCCGGATAATCGGTTCCCCCTTCGCCGTACAATCCCTTGCGTCCGAAATAAAAGTCGTTTCCGATAAGATAAAGCGGAACCCTGTTTTGGAGGTGCGCCAAATGAAGGGTGGCCTGCGGATTGGCGATGCCCACGGGTATGGAGAGGGTGCGTCCCGTGTTCTCGATTCCATTCCGGTGAAGTGCCGGTGTGAGCGAGGAATAGTGGGGAAGCACGCAACGCACGTCATGCCCCAGCCGGTGGTGTGCCAGCGGTAACGCGCCGCAGACATCCCCCAATCCGCCGGTCTTGGCGAAGGGATGCGCCTCGGCCGCGACGGAGAGGATCTTCAGGGGGCGCGCCATGTCACGGGTGCACGGTGCACGCCCTCAGGATATCGGCGGCCTCCTCGGGGCTCACGGGATTGATGTGAAACCCGGTCCCAGCCTCGAATCCCGCCAGCTTGGTGAGCTTCGGCATGATCTCGATGTGCCAGTGGAAGTACGCGCTGTGTTTGCTCTGCACGGTGGAGTTGTGCAGGACAAAGTTGTATGGCGGCTGATTGCAGACCATGCGTAATTTCAACAGCACGTCCTTCAAGATGTTGGCCGCTCCTGCCAGCGCTTCTGTTGAATCGTGCTCAAAATGGGCGGAATGGTACTTGGGCAGAATCCAGGTTTCGAAAGGAAACCGCGGAGCATAAGGACAGACGGCGATGAAGTCATGGTTCTCCATCACAACCCGGCGGCCGTCGCCCCGTTCCTGCGCTATGATGTCGCAGTAAATACAACGTTCCTTGTATTCGTAATGCCTCCTTGCTCCGTCCAGTTCTTCCAGCACCAGCTCCGGCACGATGGGGAGGGCTACCAATTGGCTGTGCGTGTGCTCGAGCGTTGCTCCCGCCGCTTCACCGTGGTTTTTGAACACGAGAATGTAGCGGAACCGCGGGTCGCGTTTCAGGTCAATGATGCGTTGCTGGAACGCCCACAACGTTTCCTGCACGGCGCGTTCCGGCAATTCTTCCAGCGCCACTTCGTGGCAGGAACCCTCGATGATGACTTCATGGGCGCCGATGCCGTTCATTTTGTCGTACATCCCTTCACCAACCCGGTCGATGCCGCCTTCGATGGTGAGGGCGGGGTACTTGTTCGGAACCACGCGAAGCGACCAGCCGGATTCGTTCGGCCCCGATCCGTTTGGCCGAAGGGCCAGGATCTCCTGCGGGGTCTTGCTTTCATTGCCAAGGCAAAAGGGGCAGAATCCCGCCTGGGAGTTGACCGTCGGGCTGGCAAAATCCGCAGGACGCTTGCCGCGTTCCTGCGCGATGATGACCCACCGGTCGACGATGGGGTCCTTTCTCAATTCAGGCATATCCGGTTTCGTTCTTTCGTTTTTCACCAGCCATGATAATGGTCTGAATACTAAGCAATGGCCCTTCAAAAGTCAATTTTAGCCGCCGGTTTTTCGTTGTGGTTGAGATTCCCGAAAACGATTGAATGACAACAGCTTGCAAACTATAATCGAGGCACAACCGATCATCATACCTAAAGGGCGGAATGCGGACATGAGTTCTCCCATGGAAGGCAGGAAAATTGTGCTGGGCGTCTCCGGCGGCATTGCCGCCTACAAGGCGGTGGAATTGTTGCGCCTTCTCACCAAAGCAGGAGGGGAGGTGTACGTGGTGATGACGGAAAACGCCAAGCAGTTCATCACGCCGCTCACCTTCGAGGCGCTTTCCGGCCGGCCGGTGTACCACAAGATTTTCGATTCGGAACGGTCGGCGTCGATGGAGCACATCCGTGCAGCGGAGCACGCGGATTTGATGGTCGTCGCCCCGGCCACCGCCAACACGATCGGCAAAATGGCCAACGGCCTGGCTGACGATCCGCTTTCTACTTTATATGCGGCGTTCCCGGGCACGGTGATCCTCGCACCTGCCATGAACGATCAAATGTGGGCGAATCAAGCGGTGCAGGCCAATTTGGTTAAATTAAAAATGCGGGGCGTGTTCGTGGTGGAACCGGACTCGGGCGAGCTGGCTTGCGGGGTCACCGGACTGGGCCGTCTGGCCGACCCGCAGGTCATTTTCGATGCGGTGCGCAAACGGTTGGAGCAAAAACAGGACTGGGCGGGACGTCGCGTTCTGGTGACCGCCGGGCCCACGCGCGAGCCCATCGACCCGGTGCGCTTCATCACCAACCATTCTTCGGGCAAGATGGGATACGCCATCGCCGCGGAAGCACAAAAACGCGGCGCCGTGGTGACTCTCATCAGCGGACCGACGTCGCTTGGCGCCCCCGCCGGGGTGGAGGTGGTACCCTGCCAGCGTGCATCTGAGATGCGGGACCTGGTAATGGAACATCTTGAAAATTGTGATGTGCTGGTGATGACGGCGGCGGTGGGAGACTTTGCTCCTGCGGACATTCAAAAGGAAAAGATCAAAAAATCCGGCGACCGGCCGCTGGTCCTCAACCTTCAACCGACTCCGGATATTTTAAAGGAAGTGGCCGCGAAGAAAACGCACCAGATCGTGGTGGGGTTCGCCGCAGAAAGTGAAAACGTGGTGCAGAGCGCGCTCGACAAATACCAGCGCAAGCAACTCGACCTTATCGTGGCCAATGACATCAGTGCACCGGGAATCGGGTTTCAATCCGACTTCAACCAGGTGCAATTGATTCGCGGGGTGGACAACATCGAAACCCTGCCGCGCCTGCCGAAGCATGAAATTGCGGGCATCCTTCTCGACCGCATTCGCGACCTTTCCAAATAACCCGGCGCTTGGCCGTTGTTCACCGTTTTCTTCATTTTCCGGAATTGTCTTCCGTTGTCTTGGGGGCTTCTTTTTGCATGACGCTTTTTGCGCAGCGGAAGCCTACGGAGTCCTGCCTGAGGGTGGGCACGGTCGCGTTTCTGTAACTGAGGCGAACGTCCTCCGCATTGTTGTGCCAGTGGCCTCCCCGTATGACCTTGTACATTCCCCGATCAGGCCCTTGCGGATCTTTCTTGGGTGAGAACAGGTAATATTCCGCAAAGTGCCAGTCCTTCACCCATTCGGCGACATTGCCGGAAAGATCGTACACCCCGTAAACGGATTTGCCCGCTTCATACGAACCGACGGGGGTGGATTTGCCAACGGTGCGGTTGAAATTCAGTTTGTCGGGAGTCGGCGCGGAGTCCCCCCAGGGGTATTTGATCGTGCCGGTTCCTTTTCCCGCTTTTTCCCATTCCGCTTCGGTGGGCAGGCGTTTGCCTTTCCATTGGCAATAGGCTTGCGCCTCTTTCCAGGTGACCCCCACCACCGGTTGCCTGGGCTGATTGAATTCGTGATCGTTCCAGTAACGGGGCTTTTTTTCAAGACCTGTGGCTTTCAGGAATTTCCAGTATTGTTCGTTGGTCACCTCGTAGATGTCGATAAAGTAGGCACTGAGATAAACGTCATGAGCCGGGTCTTCCGGGCCCAGCATATGACGGTCACTCTGGAAAATGCCGGTAGGATCGAGTTCCCTCAACGAGTGCATGCTCCCCATGACGAACTCGCCCTCGGGAATGAGCACCATGCCCTCTGGCGGCCGGGGTGTTTTGGTTTCAGCAAAAGCAGCGGTCACCGGGAGTGCGATCACTGAAATAAGGATAATGCATATTCTGGATACTGCGGTTGTTTTGAATTTCATAAGTTCGGGCAAATCAGTAAAGGTTGCGGGGTGTCGCGCCGGGGCTGGGGGTGGTCCGCCTATCAGGATTGACACGTAATTTTAATGGGTATAGAATCGCTTTACCTCATTATAAACAAAGATGCTTCCGGTGCCGACAGGTTTTCGGGCCGCAGGCGGATTGCGGGACCGGCGTGGACAAGCCCAAAAAAGAACCCATTGCACTGCATAACCGCCAGGATTACCGTTTGTGCCTCAATTGCGGCTTCCCCAACCGCCAGGCGGATACGACGTGCATGTATTGCAGCGCGAGCCTGGTCGAGGACAATGGGTTTTTCTCGTGGCTTCGCCAGAGTTACTACATCCTTCGCTGGCGTTACCAGTTGCGCCAGAAACGGGAAAACCTGAAGCAAGGCCACCGGGGCATGACCTGGGGCAAAGGGGTCGGCTATTTCAGCCTGGGCATTTTTTTGAGTTTCACCGGAGTCTACTTCTTCTCCCATTCCATCACAGAAAATTCCTTTTCCAATGGACTCATCGCCCTGCTTCTTCTTGGGTACGGCGTTTTCACCCTGCGTGGCCTGTTCCGCAACAAACAGTAAATTACAGATCATTTACGGAATCTCTGCAACGATACGGAGCGGCGCGCCACTGCCGCCGCCGATTTTCATTGGAAGGGCGATGACGCGGAAGCCGCGGGCGGGAAGGGTGCCCAACCGCGCCAGGTTTTCAAATCCCGGCACGTTGGCCGCGCCGAAGACGCGATGGGCCTTGAATTCCCTGGACTGGCCGTAATCGAGGCTCGCGGTATCGAGTCCCACCGCCGCCACGTTCCTTGCGTTGGTCAGAAAACGCGCGGCGCCTTCGCTGTAACCGGGAAAATGCAGGTTGGCCGTGTCGCCCGGCAGGTCGGTGCCGAGATAGCGTTTTTTATCCGGCCAGCGTGTGTCCCACCCGGTGCGCACGAGGACAATGGACCCGGCCTCGATGCGTCCGTGCCGTGCCTCCCATTGCAGGAAGTCCTCCCTTGAAATCAGATAATCCGCATCGCTGTTGACGCGCGCGCTCAAATCCACCATCACGCCGGGAGCGATCAATTTTACTAATGGAATGGCGTCGGCGGTCCAGCGTCCTTTGGCAAAATGCACCGGCGCGTCCATGTGGGTGCCGCCGTGCTCCGCCGCTTCAAAATTGTTGGCCTCGTACCAGTAGCTTTCGTTCATCAGTCCCTTGTGCACCTCGGACAGGGCGAACGGCTTGCTGGTGGGCCAGTAGATGGTGGTTTCGTCGAACGGGTGCGTCAGGTCCACCAACCGGGAGGGAGGTGCCGGGGAAGGCGGCGTCTGCGCGCATCCCGCGATCCATAGTACAATGAAGACAAGCACTCCGTACCATTGGTGTTTGAAATCAAGCATTTTGGGGTCTCCCAGGCCGGAGTCGAAAAAATATTTGTGGACGGACTGTATCCAACCCACGCGCGGCAACATCTCAAAGGAACAAACTTCCTTTTATAAGGATACGACAAAATGGCAGATACGAAAACTCAAGAGGGCAAAAGCCTGTCCCTCCCCATTCAGGGCATGAGTTGCGCCAGTTGCGCCGCGCGCATCGAGAAGAAGGTGGGCGAGGTGCCGGGCGTGAGCAAGGTCAGTGTCAATTTCGGCGCGGAACGGGCGGCGGTGGATTACGATCCGGAAACCGCCACGCCCGACGCAATCATTTCCACCATACAGAGAATCGGGTTCGAGGTGCCGTCGGTGCAGAAAACCTTCCCTGTCGAAGGCATGACCTGCGCCTCCTGTGTCGGTCGAGTGGAGAAGAAGCTGCGCGGACTCGACGGCGTCGTCGATGTGAGCGTCAACCTCGCCAGCGAACGCGCTACGGTGAGTTACATGGAAGCGCGCGTGGGTCTGCCGGATTTCCGCAAGGCGCTGGCGGACATCGGGTACTCGATGCCTGATGTCGATTTGGAAGCAGAAACGGCGACTCAGGAAGTGGAAGAGGCGCGACACCAGCGCGAGTACAGCACGTTGCAGTTCAAGTTCGCGTCCAGCCTGGGTTTGGCCGTCGGTATCATGACACTGGGCATGACCGGCTGGGTTGAAAACACCTCGACTTTGCACTGGCTGTTGTTCGTGCTGGCGACGCCGGTGCAGTTCTGGGGCGGATGGCAGTTTTACAAAGGAACGTGGGCGGGACTCAAACACGGGTATGCCGACATGAACACGCTGATCGCCGTCGGCACGACGGTGGCCTACGCCTACAGTGTTGCGGTGACGGCCCTGCCTGAACTCGCCACGTCCTTCGGCACGGAACTGGCCGTGTATTACGACACCTCGGCGATGATCATCGCGCTCGTGCTGATGGGACGCATGCTGGAGGCGCGGGCGAAAGGGCGGACTACGGAAGCCATCCGCAAGCTCATGGGCATGCAGGCGAAGACCGCGCGCGTCGAACGCGGCGGGGAGGAGCAGGACCTCCCCATCGACCAGGTGGGAGTGGATGACATCGTCTCCGTGCGTCCCGGCGAACGGATTCCGGTGGACGGCACCATCACCGAAGGACAGACGGCGATCGACGAGTCGATGATCTCCGGCGAGAGCGTGCCGGTTGAAAAAAGAGAAGGCGATGAGGTCATCGGCGCCAGCATCAACAAGACCGGTTTTTTCAAAATGAAAGCGACGCGGCTGGGCAGGGACTCGGTGCTGGCGCACATCATCCGCATGGTGCAGGAAGCGCAGGGCTCGAAGGCGCCGGTGCAGAGGCTGGTGGATCAAGTCGCGGGTATCTTCGTACCGGTGGTCATCGGGATCGCGATGTTGGCGTTCGGCTTCTGGTGGCTTGTGGGACCGTCGGTGGCGGAGTTGCCCACCGATCCCGGTCTGTTCGCCATGATGATTTTCATTTCGGTCATGATCATTGCCTGCCCGTGCGCGCTGGGGCTGGCGACGCCGACGGCGATCATGGTCGGAACCGGCAAGGGCGCGGAGATGGGCGTGCTCATCAAGGGCGGGGAGACGCTGGAGCAGGCGCAGAAACTGAACACCATCGTGTTCGACAAAACCGGCACGCTCACCGAAGGCAAACCGGTGGTGCGCAACGTGTGGGTGGCGAAGGATGCAGGCATGAATGCGGATACGTTGTTGATGTATGCCGCGTCCCTCGAAAAAGGGTCCGAGCACCCGCTGGGCGTGGCCATTGTCGAACACGCGAAGGAAAAAAACGTGTCGCTGAAATCCGCGGAGGGGTTCGAAGCCCTGCCGGGGTTTGGCGTGAAGGCGAAGGTGGACGGACACAACGTGGCGCTCGGCAATTTGCGCATGATGCAGGATGCGGGGCTCGATGTGGAAGCGGTGCGCGAACAGGCGGAAAGGTTCGCCGGCGAAGGCAGGACCGCTATGCTGGTGCAGGTGGACGGCCACATTGCGGGCATCATTGCCGCCGCCGACCGTGTCCGGCCGGAATCGAAATCCGCCATCCAGAGTTTGAAACAACGCGGGCTGGAGATCGTGATGATCACCGGCGATAACCAGAAGACCGCCGAGGCGGTGGGCAGGGAACTCGGCATCGACCGCGTGCTGGCGGAGGTATTGCCCGCCGACAAGGCCCGGCAGGTGAAGGGTCTACAGGATGAAGGCCGGTTCGTGGCGATGGTGGGGGACGGCATCAACGACGCGCCCGCTCTCGCGCAGGCGAACATCGGCATTGCCATGGGGTCGGGCACCGACGTTGCCATCGAGACCGCCGACATCACACTCATGACACACGATCTGAACGCGGTGGTGGACGCCATCGAACTCAGCCGCCGGACCATGACCAAGATCCGGCAGAACCTGTTCTGGGCGTTTTTCTACAACGTGCTCGGCATCCCCATCGCCGCAGGGGTGTTGTATCCGTTCAACGGCGTGTTACTGCAACCGATGTTCGCGGCCGCGGCGATGTCGTTCAGCTCCGTTTCCGTGGTCGGCAACTCACTGCTCTTGAAACGGTTCTCCTCCCGCCGAAGCGCGTGATCAAAACGCGTTCATCGCAAACTGCGGCAGTTTGTTGAACCCGGAGCTGAAATGCGCGGCTCCGGTTTCATCGATCACCATCACTTCCACGTTGTCCATCGACTCGATCCATTCGATGCCTTTTCTTTTCCCATTATGAACACCGCCGTGGACAAGGCGTCGGCGTCCATCACGGTGGGTGCCATCACCGTGACGGAGATGGGTCCCTCCGCGGGCAGTCCCGTTGCTGGGTCGAGGATGTGATGATACCGCTTCTCGCCTTTCATGAAATAGCGCTGGTAATCGCCCGAAGTTGCAACTCCCTGGTTGGCGAGCGCGAACGAAGCCAGCACACCCTGCGGTTTGCGGGGATGCTGAAGGCCGATCACCCAGGGCCGGTCCGGGCCGCGCTGGCCGAATGCGTAGAGGTCGCCGCCAGCATTGATAATACCGTTTGGCACCAGTCCTTTTAAAATTGTGATGGCGCGGTCCACCGCATACCCCTTGGCGATGCCGCCCAGGTTGATCGCCATGCCTTCGCGCGCCAGCCGCACCGTGTTTCCCTGGATGCGTATATCGCGGAAATTGACCAGGCCCGTTGCGGTTTTGAGTTGTTCCGGTGACGGCACCGTCTCGCCACCGCCATCGAAATCCCATGTCTCCACCAGCGGATGGATGCTGATGTCGAAGATGCCTTTGGTTTTTTCACCCCACGCAATGCCTGACTGAATAATCTCGAGCACCTCCGCCGACACCGGCAAAGCTTCCTTGCCTGCGGCTTCGTTGATGCGCGAGATTTCGGAATCCGCAATGTAAGTGCTCATCAGTTTCTCAATGCGGCTCATCTCGTCGAAGGCCTGGTTGGCCGCCGTTTGCGCCACTTTGGCGTCGGCGTTGACGATGGTGATCTCCACCAGCGTGCCCATGATGAATTGGGTGCGGCGCACGGGTTCGGCTGTGCTGGACTGCGAACAGGCGGCGCCTGACAAGGCGATGCACAAAAAAATACACATGAAGTACAGGCGAGCAGGGGTCATGATTATTTCAGTTTTCCATGTTTTGAATTAATTTTTCACGGTTGTACACCGCTTCCACATCGGCACGGTTGAGCATGCCGAGAATCTGGTTGGGATCGCTCACGCCGACCACGGGAATCTGATCGACGTCGAGTTCTGTGAACTTTTCCAGGGCTTCGTTCAAATTGTTGTGCGGCACCAGTGTCACCGGGTTGGGTGTTGCGAGGTCCTTTGCGGTGAGCGTGTCTTTGTTCACCGTGCCGTCGGGGTTGAGAACGGCCTCGCGGATGTCACTGAACGCGAGGATTCCGGTCAGTTTTCCTTCGCCACTCATCACCGGATAATGCAGGTCGCGCACCTGCCCCACACGATCGACAATTTCCTTGAACGGCGTGTTTTCATCAAAAATTACCGCTTCCTTGTTCATGACATCACGAACATAGATGGCTCGGAGAACCGACACCAGCCGACCCTGCTTGAGATCCACGCCTTTGTTGAGTAGAGCCTGGACGTACAGCGAATGTTTGCTGAAGCGGCGTGAGGTGTAGGCCGCGACGATGCAACACACCATGCTGGGCAGTATGATGGTGTAGTCGTTGGTCATCTCGAAAAGAATGAGGATGGCGGTCAGAGGTCCCTGAACCACGGCGCTGGCCGTTGCGCCCATGCCGACGAGGGCGTAAGTTTCGCTGGTGGCGGTCCATTCCGGAAGCAGGCCGTGGACCGCGAAGCCGAACGTTGCGCCCGTCATGGCGCCAACAAACAGGCTGGGCGAAAAAATGCCGCCGATGCCTCCCGAACCCAAAGTGATCCCGGTCGCCAGAGTTTTGCCGAAAATGAGGAGAAAGGTCAAGTACCAGATCAATTCTCCATTCAGCGCCTGCTCGAGAATGTCGAATCCGTTTCCCTTGACCTGTGGCAGCGCAACGGCCAGAAGGCCGACCAGCAACCCGCCCAGTGCGGGTTTCAGGATGACCGGGATGTTTTTCTTTTCTTCAAAGCGTTTCTGGATTTTGAAATAGGTCCAGATGAACAATTGCGCCGCCAGGCCGCACAGCACGCCGAGGATGAGATAAAAGAAAATCTCCCACGGCGTCACCACCTCATGCACCGGCGTCTGGAACGTCAGTTCGTTCCCGTGCAGGGCGCGCCCTGTCACCGTTCCCAGTACGGCGGCGATGACGATCGGACTGAACGATTGAATGGCGTATTCGCCCAGAATGATCTCCATTGAAAATATCACCCCTGCCAGCGGGGCGTTGAAGGAGGCGGCGATGCCTGCCGCTGCGCCACAGCCGACAAACACGCGCAGGCGATGGGTGGACATCCGGAATAACTGGCCTACGAGGGAACCGATAGCGGCGCAGATCTGAACCGTGGGTGCAACGCGTCCCGCCGAACCGCCGGAGCCGAGCGTGATCGACGATGCGGTGGCGCACATGACGATGGTGCTTTCGGGAACTTTGCCGTCGCGGAGGGCCATTGC
Coding sequences within it:
- a CDS encoding chloride channel protein encodes the protein MAAETTAFTERTRQFFAKEYNLLILAAVIGVLAGAASTLFRGMIEFFERVFSSSGILSGIPESTVPWLMPLMPMLGGLIIGCGWKWMPKRMEENGIYKVTEAMALRDGKVPESTIVMCATASSITLGSGGSAGRVAPTVQICAAIGSLVGQLFRMSTHRLRVFVGCGAAAGIAASFNAPLAGVIFSMEIILGEYAIQSFSPIVIAAVLGTVTGRALHGNELTFQTPVHEVVTPWEIFFYLILGVLCGLAAQLFIWTYFKIQKRFEEKKNIPVILKPALGGLLVGLLAVALPQVKGNGFDILEQALNGELIWYLTFLLIFGKTLATGITLGSGGIGGIFSPSLFVGAMTGATFGFAVHGLLPEWTATSETYALVGMGATASAVVQGPLTAILILFEMTNDYTIILPSMVCCIVAAYTSRRFSKHSLYVQALLNKGVDLKQGRLVSVLRAIYVRDVMNKEAVIFDENTPFKEIVDRVGQVRDLHYPVMSGEGKLTGILAFSDIREAVLNPDGTVNKDTLTAKDLATPNPVTLVPHNNLNEALEKFTELDVDQIPVVGVSDPNQILGMLNRADVEAVYNREKLIQNMEN
- a CDS encoding FAD:protein FMN transferase, with translation MTPARLYFMCIFLCIALSGAACSQSSTAEPVRRTQFIMGTLVEITIVNADAKVAQTAANQAFDEMSRIEKLMSTYIADSEISRINEAAGKEALPVSAEVLEIIQSGIAWGEKTKGIFDISIHPLVETWDFDGGGETVPSPEQLKTATGLVNFRDIRIQGNTVRLAREGMAINLGGIAKGYAVDRAITILKGLVPNGIINAGGDLYAFGQRGPDRPWVIGLQHPRKPQGVLASFALANQGVATSGDYQRYFMKGEKRYHHILDPATGLPAEGPISVTVMAPTVMDADALSTAVFIMGKEKASNGSSRWTTWK
- a CDS encoding heavy metal translocating P-type ATPase, which translates into the protein MADTKTQEGKSLSLPIQGMSCASCAARIEKKVGEVPGVSKVSVNFGAERAAVDYDPETATPDAIISTIQRIGFEVPSVQKTFPVEGMTCASCVGRVEKKLRGLDGVVDVSVNLASERATVSYMEARVGLPDFRKALADIGYSMPDVDLEAETATQEVEEARHQREYSTLQFKFASSLGLAVGIMTLGMTGWVENTSTLHWLLFVLATPVQFWGGWQFYKGTWAGLKHGYADMNTLIAVGTTVAYAYSVAVTALPELATSFGTELAVYYDTSAMIIALVLMGRMLEARAKGRTTEAIRKLMGMQAKTARVERGGEEQDLPIDQVGVDDIVSVRPGERIPVDGTITEGQTAIDESMISGESVPVEKREGDEVIGASINKTGFFKMKATRLGRDSVLAHIIRMVQEAQGSKAPVQRLVDQVAGIFVPVVIGIAMLAFGFWWLVGPSVAELPTDPGLFAMMIFISVMIIACPCALGLATPTAIMVGTGKGAEMGVLIKGGETLEQAQKLNTIVFDKTGTLTEGKPVVRNVWVAKDAGMNADTLLMYAASLEKGSEHPLGVAIVEHAKEKNVSLKSAEGFEALPGFGVKAKVDGHNVALGNLRMMQDAGLDVEAVREQAERFAGEGRTAMLVQVDGHIAGIIAAADRVRPESKSAIQSLKQRGLEIVMITGDNQKTAEAVGRELGIDRVLAEVLPADKARQVKGLQDEGRFVAMVGDGINDAPALAQANIGIAMGSGTDVAIETADITLMTHDLNAVVDAIELSRRTMTKIRQNLFWAFFYNVLGIPIAAGVLYPFNGVLLQPMFAAAAMSFSSVSVVGNSLLLKRFSSRRSA
- a CDS encoding cyclase family protein; translation: MLDFKHQWYGVLVFIVLWIAGCAQTPPSPAPPSRLVDLTHPFDETTIYWPTSKPFALSEVHKGLMNESYWYEANNFEAAEHGGTHMDAPVHFAKGRWTADAIPLVKLIAPGVMVDLSARVNSDADYLISREDFLQWEARHGRIEAGSIVLVRTGWDTRWPDKKRYLGTDLPGDTANLHFPGYSEGAARFLTNARNVAAVGLDTASLDYGQSREFKAHRVFGAANVPGFENLARLGTLPARGFRVIALPMKIGGGSGAPLRIVAEIP
- a CDS encoding formylglycine-generating enzyme family protein, whose amino-acid sequence is MVLIPEGEFVMGSMHSLRELDPTGIFQSDRHMLGPEDPAHDVYLSAYFIDIYEVTNEQYWKFLKATGLEKKPRYWNDHEFNQPRQPVVGVTWKEAQAYCQWKGKRLPTEAEWEKAGKGTGTIKYPWGDSAPTPDKLNFNRTVGKSTPVGSYEAGKSVYGVYDLSGNVAEWVKDWHFAEYYLFSPKKDPQGPDRGMYKVIRGGHWHNNAEDVRLSYRNATVPTLRQDSVGFRCAKSVMQKEAPKTTEDNSGK